The genomic segment ACGGGAAACATGGCCAAACAGAAAAACGCAGTGAACTATTTAAACCACGTCGATTTTTTGTGGTTTCCTGTGCTGCTACAAACCGAGGAGCGAGTAAAACCCACTATGTTTGGCTTTTAAAATTAAGTAGCGTCGCTTCTCTGACGTTGCAACATGGACCAAAATGGCGTCTCCGCCTCCCAACtatctctgctctgattggttaGCCAGCATTAGCCGACTGTTCTCATTGGCTCCTTTGTTTTTTGACGGGCCACTTCCCCGGGAGTGCCGACGAGCTGGTGTCGTGCTGCGAGAAAGGGCTGTGTCCAAAGTAAGTTATTTCATGAACGTTAACGTTTAAATTAGAAAATTGTTATTACCCCCGAGCGTTAGTAGAACGATCAGAcaagaaataacaataaaattaaacaataacaataaaacatgtcCGCTGCTGTTGCTCGTAACAGCGACGAGGGAGCTAAAGACATGACGCTGAAGTGGTGTTATTAAAGTTTGCCTAACGGTAcgttttcatttctcttcttcGGCAGCAACAGTCGCCAAGGTCACAATGGCCGATAGTGCCGACGTTTCCCCCGTCGTGAGCAGCCAGCCTCCGGGAAAAAATGAGCAGGGAGGCGgggaaggaggtggaggtgttTTGACTGAAGCCCAGAGAGAGGTGTTGGAGAGATGTCTCCATGCTCTCAGACACGCTAAAAATGACAGCCACACTCTGGCTGCTCTTCTGCTGGTGAGTCAATATTCGTTCAGGGTGTTTGTATCTGGCTGCATTCTGGTtttcaacatcttttttttttttttttttggcaaaacacATCAGCTTCTGGAGACAGACTGTTTAACGTTGAGATGCAAATACCcaaatgaagacagagagagccaAAGTGATTACCTTTATTTTGTAGGTATGATTGTGCTTGGCTTCCTCTCTCTTAGATCACTCGTTTATGCCCAGCAAGCCAACTAGACAAGCCCACCTTGCGACGCATCTTTGAGGCCGTGGGACTCAACCTTCCAGCTCGGCTTCTGGTGACAGCAGTCAGAGGAAATGAGGACCCTGGATTACCCCCATATGAACTGCTTTCGTTGGGCACAGCCTTGTTGGCCGCCCTGAGCACAGACCCAGACATGGCCTCCCATCCTCAGCTACTCACCACCATCCCTCTCCTGCTGGGCATTTTAGCAAATGGCCCCGTCTCAAATCAGGAGAAGCAGCCTGCCCAGGAACAGACCCAAGCTGAGGAGGTGGGCCAGAGTCCAGATAGTAGATTAGCCTCAGCAGAGACTTCAAGCCCAGAAACTAATCCTGCCCACGAGGAAGGAAAAACCAGTGGGCAAAAGGGTACTGATGGCAGTACTTCCAACGGAGTATCACCAACTAAAGAGACGTCACCACCAGACTGTCTCGATGAGGCCATGGCTGCCGACTGCTACCAGGttctgacagctgtgtgtgccTTGCCGAGGGGTCCTGACCAGCTGCTGAGCAGAGGTGCTGTTCCTGCTTTGTGTAAAGCAGTGGAACAAAACCAGACTTTCAGCAGAGTGAGGGGGCTTCCCTTGCTTGGTAGCCTCCTGTCAGGTAAAACCAAGGACAAAGCATGGAGTAAACACTCTGCAGAACTCCTTGGTCTTCTGGTCAGGCTCTCTAAAGACTTCTGCCAGTCCACAGACCAGGCCAGACTGGACATGTGTTCCCAGTTGGTGCAGTTTCTCCCCCCAGTTGGAGCAGCAGTAGAGAGAGAAGAACTGAAGGAATCTGTGAGCCGGATGTGGGGTGTATTAAGACCCATGATGCAGGCTAAGTTGACACCAAAGCAGATCGGGCCAATCTTGGTCCTCAGTGCATGTTTGCTGGATCTATATGGGTGGGAGACGGTAGGACCACCAAAGTTCTGCTGCTTACTGGTGAACCGAGCTTGTGTGGAGGTCAGAATGGGCCTGGAGGAACCGCCTGGTAATGATCTGAGCCCAGAACAGCAGCATACTCTCACAGGTAGTATTTTGTTTGTGATCACAGCATCTGTCTGTTCTTAACTGATCACACtcttgttaaaaaataaataaacaatctaTCTCCGCTTCTCATTCTTAGGTTGTTACCGAATCATGGAGGCGGCCATAGAGCAAGCCTGCAATCCAGGACTGTTGCCGTCCGCTGCACCTTCTCAAAGCTCCATCTCCTCACTCACTCTGCAACAGAGCAGGCAGGTCCTCGGGGTGCTGGAGGAGGCCTTCTCTGCCATAATATACCACTTGCAACAGGTCAGGATGGTACTTttattgtttgctttctttttcttgttgttttgtttttattaagcTACTTTCTGCCCCTGCTCGAACCAAAAGCAACCATTGTGCACAAAagtattaattttgtttttatttccactttgaATTGAAGAATGagatgcaattaaaaaaaaaaaaaaatttagtctgacaattatttttttcctaattcaaagtaaaaatggaGTGCCAAcagaaaacagtttgttttcaccGACCCTTCACGTTTTGAAAGAATAGCAAGTGCCTGATcatgacatattttaaatttaatacaCCAGATGAAGATAGAGTTTTATCAACCAATCAACAGTTTTATGAGCActtttacaataataataataatgattctTTGTACTATAAAATGACTTGACTCCTCATTGTAGTTACCAAAAcacccttcctcttcctcttctggtAGGTTGACCTAAGTCGATATGGTGACCCTTTCATTTTTGCCACATTCCGATCCTTGTGCTCATGGCTGGCCGAGGAGACTTCCTGTctgaaagaggaagtgactggACTGCTGCCTTTCCTGATTGGCTACTCACAGAGCCACCTGCAGGGTGAGAACTCAGAGCAGTGCCTGTCTGGCTGGATGACTGAAATGTCCATCTCTGAAGAGAAAGGGGCCTGGACAGGCAAAGAACCTTTGAGGTACATCACCATATCCAAGGAGAGTATTTATTGGTCTTAGATCCCGAGGCTGGTATTGACAAAAATATCTTCCTCCCCTCAGGTATCTGCTCCCAGCTCTGTGCCACCTGTCAGCAGAGGAAGGTCCCAGGAAGGTGCTGCTCACACTCGACACACCAGCCCTGCTGGTGCAGTTTCTGTCCCAGAGCTGGACTTCCCTCAAGGGGAAAAGTGGGGTGGTGTCAGCCAGGGACCCCAGCATGGAGACAGCCTGCTCAGCCCTCCTCAACTTCACTGTCACAGAACCAGAGAGAGTCAGGTACAAGACGCCAGCAGGTTATTTACAATGCAGTCATATTGTGTGCTACAActggttttgtttgtctttgttttctagGAAGGACCAGTGTTTCAGATCTCTTGAGGCTCTTCTGAGTGAAGCGCTCCCTGTCTTAGTGCATAAACCCCGTCTCCTGGTCCTTGCAGCAAATTACTGCACTTTGGGACTGATGATTGGTAGACttaaatcagctccatcagGTGAAATGGGTTCATGcttattcacacacaaaactgcCTCAGTAAGGCCTATGACAGTGAGAGACTGAGCTAAAATTCACAGACCAAACAAGCCACTTAAATATGAATTAGCCATTATACACGGCCTTGTTTTTCCTACTATGACTTGTCAAAATGAGTCCTGTAAACCAATGACATGGAAACTGGTAGCACTAAATAGAATGTGGGCATGACTAATTTTATTAGTCACCCTTGTCTGTTTCCATACATAACTTTTTTGGAAGAGTAACATTGAGACAATGGATCGTGTGTGTTAGGCAGAAATGCTGCTGAACACAAAATGCAGACTGGGCCTTTGAACATGTTATCTATGTAAAAGCCAATCAGTGTGTATTAAAATGTATGTCCGGAGTTACTCCTATCATCATTTTTATGCAATTGTTTGATTTCAGGATGGAAACGTACAGCTTTAAATGAGAAACTATCAATGTCACTAATCACCCTTTGTTTCTCCAGGACCAGCAGAGGCCGGCCAGAGGCGATTCTTCTCCTCAGCTCTCCGGTTCCTCCGCGGCGCCCTGGACTCTGGATCCAGTCCCGGGTCAGCTAAGGTGAGCGTCGGCTGGGAGGAGAGCTGGGATGAGGCTGCAGAGCTCTGGAGGTTGGGCTTACAGGCCCTGGGAGGCTGCATCCGTGCTCAGCCCTGGATCGCCACCCTGGTCAGAGAGGAAGGTTGGCTGAAACACACGCTCACCATGCTGGGTCAGTGTAGCGCACTACCTGACCAGCACTCACAGGAAGCGCTAGAGGACGCTCTGTGCACAATGGCAGAGCAGTGCCCGGTCTGTAAACAGGAGATCGGTGACATGATGAGAAGTGATAAAGGAGCTCTGAGCTGTATGAAGAACCTGAAGAAGTCAGTGGGAGcgaagtaaaaacaaactgcagccaaaGGACAATGGGCTCTTTGATGGGCTATTTTTATCTGCAGGGTTGAAAATAAAGTTACtctatgaaaataataattaaaaaaaaaaaaaaaaaaaaaaagcacagctatTCATGAAGCCAAAACTGTTGTGTTCATTAGTTATACCAATATCATGTGTCCtcaggcttttttttattatgagaCAAAAAGCCCAAGATGccaaaaaacccaaagataaatgaagaaaatgtagtGTTTCTCTGTATCGTATTTTTCAGCATAATTACATGGAACATAAT from the Echeneis naucrates chromosome 11, fEcheNa1.1, whole genome shotgun sequence genome contains:
- the ncdn gene encoding neurochondrin, encoding MADSADVSPVVSSQPPGKNEQGGGEGGGGVLTEAQREVLERCLHALRHAKNDSHTLAALLLITRLCPASQLDKPTLRRIFEAVGLNLPARLLVTAVRGNEDPGLPPYELLSLGTALLAALSTDPDMASHPQLLTTIPLLLGILANGPVSNQEKQPAQEQTQAEEVGQSPDSRLASAETSSPETNPAHEEGKTSGQKGTDGSTSNGVSPTKETSPPDCLDEAMAADCYQVLTAVCALPRGPDQLLSRGAVPALCKAVEQNQTFSRVRGLPLLGSLLSGKTKDKAWSKHSAELLGLLVRLSKDFCQSTDQARLDMCSQLVQFLPPVGAAVEREELKESVSRMWGVLRPMMQAKLTPKQIGPILVLSACLLDLYGWETVGPPKFCCLLVNRACVEVRMGLEEPPGNDLSPEQQHTLTGCYRIMEAAIEQACNPGLLPSAAPSQSSISSLTLQQSRQVLGVLEEAFSAIIYHLQQVDLSRYGDPFIFATFRSLCSWLAEETSCLKEEVTGLLPFLIGYSQSHLQGENSEQCLSGWMTEMSISEEKGAWTGKEPLRYLLPALCHLSAEEGPRKVLLTLDTPALLVQFLSQSWTSLKGKSGVVSARDPSMETACSALLNFTVTEPERVRKDQCFRSLEALLSEALPVLVHKPRLLVLAANYCTLGLMIGRLKSAPSGPAEAGQRRFFSSALRFLRGALDSGSSPGSAKVSVGWEESWDEAAELWRLGLQALGGCIRAQPWIATLVREEGWLKHTLTMLGQCSALPDQHSQEALEDALCTMAEQCPVCKQEIGDMMRSDKGALSCMKNLKKSVGAK